The proteins below come from a single Leptidea sinapis chromosome Z, ilLepSina1.1, whole genome shotgun sequence genomic window:
- the LOC126979029 gene encoding dynein regulatory complex protein 11-like yields MSSKDYYEQWLKIKKEIEAALAEDKQLQELAVGMVGIKPQLTAVEIVARVYCKYCKLYNQLCECYDQMAQVQRRPSILKIIDAITCRLMELKVSLQNVESFEYTYPDNALQQMIIVPQDIEVLCPFHYPFEIRQKEMQYIIDEIFSSNRIGDPEPTPSEIERKEQERLEEEERLRAEKEDEIKRKMAMGEDISTEESVEKLSPKELEARRLLAEYLEHVLNIQRMERSRSMILEKTHKENKDADLYLELAGLKKPLPSEHLQIKAASFIQKLYRQFMKLKREHLRLYKLKAKLGMIVPSWSPPSAKQALEKVKEHRRKFRHDYYKKWIEESIKEKARVLRLREGNIMEDISDQIRFWFQQWYRNFRVFDEFPWPEEGGSILIVKGETMSIEEYVDWRTEEEKRLKAAAGTTKTKEQIKAEKIAAREEAKRLALDAKLKHQKWLLDYKKARLNPDNDPGIYYLVGTKLEAFNEAWNDYQIQWKLIDNAPCPNEDVFKGFITSIVTEDAYFDAQLKLRSVVDDMMRLELNLLKNALKKDYAYVNAKIPITMKRIRPKKVKAPKPDKMKPEEMFQILADEGIVRKYPRVVLDDYWGDRNYGAADLRGVPWTPSFPPPGIGDVKEQIRLKCILAMGSSCENAERSHLLVGPKGSGKRTLVYAIATETNALLVDLSPKNVYNKFPGPKNLKEMFRMINIISRLMQPTVIFVENADKMFYKSVPKEEKVFDPQRLQKDFFKDIVKPIDSEKDKILVLGTASEPWLCRNGPMFKAFPSTILIPRTDFGSISYILNKVLMQYHGMDRDFDVQCVAQTLRGFDINSIRKALNLLLNGKRVAALYHKPLQPMEVLNSVMEYEDKVFTSLQDYDMYWQWYIVYSAWGARYTDLMQILQSQLAYKLKADKKKKK; encoded by the coding sequence atgtccAGTAAAGATTATTATGAGCAAtggctaaaaataaaaaaagagataGAAGCTGCTTTAGCTGAAGATAAGCAATTGCAAGAACTTGCAGTTGGTATGGTTGGTATAAAGCCTCAGCTAACTGCAGTCGAAATTGTAGCAAGAGTTTATTGTAAGTACTGTAAACTTTATAATCAATTATGCGAGTGCTATGACCAAATGGCACAAGTTCAGCGGCGACCTtctatacttaaaataattgatGCAATAACATGTCGGCTAATGGAACTCAAAGTATCTCTTCAAAATGTTGAATCTTTTGAATACACCTACCCAGATAATGCACTACAACAAATGATCATTGTCCCACAAGATATTGAGGTTCTGTGTCCTTTTCATTATCCATTTGAAATTCGTCAAAAAGAAATGCAATATATAATAGATGAAATCTTTTCTAGCAATAGAATTGGGGATCCGGAACCTACACCGTCTGAAATTGAAAGGAAAGAACAAGAGAGactagaagaagaagaaagactAAGAGCTGAAAAAGAAGATGAAATTAAAAGAAAGATGGCAATGGGTGAAGATATATCCACAGAAGAATCAGTTGAGAAACTCTCCCCAAAGGAGTTAGAAGCAAGAAGATTGCTAGCAGAATACCTTGaacatgttttaaatattcaaagaaTGGAACGGTCTCGATCTATGATTCTCGAAAAAACACACAAAGAAAATAAAGATGCCGATTTGTATCTAGAGCTTGCTGGGTTAAAAAAACCTTTACCAAGCGAACATCTGCAGATCAAAGCTGCATCGttcatacaaaaattatatagaCAGTTTATGAAACTTAAACGTGAACATTTGCGTCTTTATAAGCTGAAAGCTAAGTTAGGAATGATTGTTCCTTCTTGGTCACCACCATCTGCAAAACAAGCATTAGAAAAAGTAAAAGAACATAGAAGAAAATTTAGGCatgattattataaaaagtgGATAGAAGAGTCCATCAAAGAGAAGGCTCGTGTGCTAAGATTAAGGGAAGGTAATATAATGGAGGACATTTCAGATCAAATTCGATTTTGGTTTCAACAATGGTATCGTAATTTCCGGGTTTTTGATGAGTTTCCTTGGCCTGAAGAAGGGGGTTCTATATTGATTGTGAAGGGTGAAACTATGTCGATAGAAGAATATGTTGATTGGAGAACTGAAGAAGAGAAGAGACTTAAAGCAGCGGCAggaacaacaaaaacaaaagaaCAAATCAAAGCTGAAAAAATTGCTGCTCGTGAAGAAGCGAAGCGATTAGCTCTTGATGCAAAATTAAAGCATCAAAAATGGCTTTTAGAttataaaaaagcccgcttGAATCCGGATAATGATCcaggtatatattatttagttggTACCAAATTAGAGGCTTTTAATGAGGCTTGGAATGACTATCAAATTCAATGGAAACTAATTGATAATGCGCCTTGTCCAAATGAGGATGTTTTCAAGGGATTCATAACCTCTATCGTTACGGAAGATGCATATTTTGATGCACAATTGAAATTGCGGAGTGTTGTAGACGATATGATGCGATTGGAATTAAATCTGTTGAAAAATGCCTTAAAAAAAGATTATGCGTATGTAAATGCCAAAATTCCGATAACTATGAAAAGGATAAGACCTAAAAAGGTCAAAGCACCTAAACCTGATAAGATGAAACCTGAAGAGATGTTTCAGATATTAGCAGATGAGGGTATCGTGCGAAAATATCCTCGCGTTGTACTTGATGATTATTGGGGAGACAGAAATTATGGTGCTGCTGATTTAAGAGGTGTTCCATGGACACCAAGCTTTCCACCTCCCGGTATAGGTGATGTTAAAGAACAGATTAGGCTCAAATGTATTCTGGCGATGGGATCTTCATGTGAAAATGCTGAAAGATCGCATTTATTAGTTGGGCCTAAGGGATCTGGAAAACGCACTTTGGTTTACGCTATCGCAACTGAGACAAATGCACTTCTTGTAGACTTGTCAcccaaaaatgtatataataaatttccaGGAcctaaaaatctaaaggaaatGTTTAGAATGATTAACATTATAAGTAGACTAATGCAACCTACAGTTATATTTGTGGAAAACGCggacaaaatgttttataaatcaGTGCCAAAAGAAGAGAAAGTATTCGATCCCCAAAGATTGcaaaaagattttttcaaaGACATTGTAAAACCAATAGACTCAGAAAAAGATAAGATATTGGTATTAGGAACTGCGTCAGAACCATGGCTTTGCCGAAATGGACCAATGTTTAAAGCATTCccttcaacaatattgataccGAGAACAGATTTTGGAAGCATatcatatattttgaataaggtatTAATGCAGTATCATGGAATGGATAGAGATTTTGACGTGCAATGTGTTGCGCAAACATTACGTGGTTTTgatataaattcaataagaaaagcCTTGAACTTACTGTTAAATGGAAAACGAGTTGCTGCGCTGTATCATAAACCCTTGCAACCAATGGAAGTACTGAACAGCGTCATGGAATACGAGGACAAGGTGTTTACTTCACTTCAGGACTACGATATGTACTGGCAATGGTATATAGTTTATTCGGCATGGGGAGCAAGGTACACGGATTTAATGCAGATATTGCAGTCTCAGcttgcttataaattaaaagccgataagaagaagaaaaaataa